From Hoplias malabaricus isolate fHopMal1 chromosome 11, fHopMal1.hap1, whole genome shotgun sequence, a single genomic window includes:
- the LOC136709294 gene encoding zinc finger protein ZFP2-like yields MTSHTESSPSPSSSFPSWIDSSTETPGESQKEENGLLLKSEEIKVEDLELHSQQTSSGIPTNNIFGRRPQKNPSSKKTYRCSECGKTFGQLSNLQTHQRIHTGEKPYSCFVCAKGFTNHSHLQAHERIHTGEKPYQCSECGRSFNQQRSFKVHQRIHTGEKPYDCSVCGRSFRERGTLIKHERVHTGEKPYICPECGMCFNQQTTFQVHKRIHTGEKPYDCRVCGRSFRERGTLRKHERIHTGEKPYYCTVCGKNFSLQSSLQRHQRVHTGEKPYYCAYCGKSFKQYSNLQLHLQSHTGDKPHSCSECGKSFTLQSSLQRHQRVHSGEELSD; encoded by the coding sequence ATGACGTCTCACACCGAGTCTTCACCCTCTCCCAGCTCCAGTTTTCCCTCATGGATCGACAGCTCCACGGAAACACCCGGAGAATCTCAGAAAGAGGAAAACGGCCTTTTACTCAAATCAGAAGAGATTAAAGTAGAGGATTTAGAGTTACATTCTCAGCAGACCTCCTCTGGAATTCCTACCAATAACATTTTCGGAAGACGACCGCAGAAAAACCCAAGCTCCAAAAAGACGTACCGTTGTTCGGAGTGTGGGAAAACCTTTGGTCAGCTGAGCAACCTCCAGACACACCAGAGAATTCATACCGGAGAGAAGCcatacagctgctttgtgtgtgCGAAGGGCTTTACGAACCACAGCCATCTCCAAGCACAcgagcgcattcacacaggagagaaaccgtatcagtgctctgAATGTGGGAGGAGCTTCAATCAGCAAAGAAGCTTTAAAGTGCACCAGAGAATTCATACGGGCGAGAAGCCGTACGACTGCTCTGTGTGCGGGAGGAGCTTTAGAGAGAGGGGGACTCTCATAAAACATGAGCGagttcacaccggagagaaaccctACATCTGCCCAGAGTGTGGCATGTGCTTTAATCAACAAACCACTTTCCAGGTTCACAAGcgaattcacaccggagagaagccgTACGACTGcagagtgtgtgggaggagctttCGAGAGAGAGGAACCCTTAGGAAACACGAGCGAATTCATACCGGAGAGAAGCCATACTACTGCACAGTCTGTGGGAAGAACTTTAGCCTCCAGAGCAGCCTCCAGAGACACCAGCGAGTTCAtactggagagaaaccgtattatTGTGCCTattgtgggaagagttttaaacAATACAGCAATCTGCAGTTACATTTACAAAGTCATACCGGGGATAAGCCACACAGCTGCTCagaatgtgggaagagtttcACTCTCCAAAGCAgcctccaaagacaccagcgtgTGCACAGTGGAGAGGAACTTTCTGACTGA